ACCGGAATTTACAGATTACTTTAATTTAATATGGAAGGAGTTAAACAATCTTGAGCAGAAGGAATAGAAAAGTTACAAGTGAAAGCTTAGATATTTCAGCTGCTCAGAAAGCATATATCAAAAAGCATATATTACAAAACCGAAGAATTCGTACTATACAAATTATGATATTAATAGGTTTTGTTGCTTTTTGGGAAATAAGTACCTATATTGGCATAGTGGATCCGTTTATATTCTCTAGTCCTTCTAGAGTGGTAAATACCATAGTACAAATGACAGTTGACGGCCAACTATTCTATCATCTGGGTATAACCTTATATGAAACTCTTTTAAGTTTTGCCTTGGTAAACTTAATCGGATTACTTGTTGCGGTGATTCTTTGGTGGAATGAAACTATATCAAAAATTCTTGAACCTTACCTGATTGTCTTAAATAGTCTACCTAAGTCTGCCCTAGCTCCTGTCTTTATCGT
This genomic interval from Herbinix luporum contains the following:
- a CDS encoding ABC transporter permease, with product MSRRNRKVTSESLDISAAQKAYIKKHILQNRRIRTIQIMILIGFVAFWEISTYIGIVDPFIFSSPSRVVNTIVQMTVDGQLFYHLGITLYETLLSFALVNLIGLLVAVILWWNETISKILEPYLIVLNSLPKSALAPVFIVWLGNNMNTIIVAAISVALFGTIITLHSDFKAVEEDKIKLIYTLGGKKKDVLLKVILPANIPSMISLMKVNIGLSLVGVIIGEFLAAKAGLGYLIIYGSQVFKLDYVIMSIVILCIVATGLYKLLAYFQKKYTR